The genome window aaatgactcactactgtagtggctctggatcagagagtctgctaaatgactcactactgtaagtggctctggaccagagagtctgctaaatgactcactactgtagtggctctggatcagagagtctgctaaatgactcactactgtagtgactctggatcagagagtctgctaaatgactcactactgtaagtggctctggatcagagagtctgctaaatgactcactactgtagtgactctggatcagagagtctgctaaatgactcactactgtagtggctctggatcagagagtctgctaaatgactcactactgtaagtggctttggatcagagagtctgctaaatgactcactactgtaagtggctctggatcagagagtctgcaaaatgactcactactgtagtggctctggatcagagagtctgctaaatgactcactactgtagtggctctggatcagagagtctgttaaatgactaaaatgtaaacgtaaaaTGAATGACAGAATCAATTTATGATATCAGGCTTCTGACCCGATCCCATCTAGATGGTTCCATGATGTTTATAAAACATATTTGAGAGCAGTATAACGCTGAGTGGACATTCCCTTCTTTCTCTTCATATTGGATCTTTATCCAGCTCCTGAAAACAGTTTGGATGTGTGTTAAACCCTCTGACATTGCCTTGCCTTTTATCCAGCTCAACCACGATCTAGAGCGGTAACACCGATGATCGACTTAAACACTTTACAAACCAAACACGCTGAAAATAAACAAGGACTTCTGCAGCATCTCACACACAATCAAAACTGCCATGGCCAACCGAGAGCTTCCGCTCAGAGAGCAGGAAGAGCTATCTCTATTTCCTCCTTCCTTACTGATGATGGTGATGCGCTCTTAAAGCAGCACCGCACGGTGAAGGCTCCTTGCAGGATTTCGCCACGCTGTGAACAGTTTGGATGGGTTTTAAACCCGCTGCCTTGTCTGTATTATACACCCAATAAAGAAATGATGGTACCTGGAACTGTATTCAGACATAGCCTATTTGAAACAACTTGTTTCGTTTTTATTAGAATTTAATTAGAATTATACACACTGTTTTTTCAGGTCTTGTGAATAGAATTTTGCATATTGGCTACGTTTGGCATGTCCATGTCCAGACTGTAATTTACAGCAGTGTGAACAGGCTATAGCCTGTTTTAATAATGAATTTCCATACTGAAGCAGTGCAATTAGAACAATGTGGATTACAAACATGTTCTATATGTTCAGCAAACATGGGACAGGCTATTTAACAAAACTAGGCCACTATCATTCAAAATAGAGTTGATGACAATGCAATATAGAGGCAACAGCATTTTTTTTGTGCATGGAGCACGATCTAATTGGCCAATTAGGGGCCAACTCTCGACACACCCACagcttgtttattcatcaaaactcAGCCCTTTCGCGCAGCCAAACAACTACTGCGCCCATAATTATGGTTATGAAAATAGCacaaatatttctgacacaccccaAAACCTATAACACCAGCACTAAGATTTACAATTGCATTAGATTTGTTAAAACTGAATAGAGAAGACACATTGTCAAAGGAAAATGTGAACAGTTGTTGTACCCTCCAGGGCTAGACTTTTAACTTTAGGGACCTGGGACCAGTCGATAGTCTTACCTTGGGACCTGGGACCTGTAGATAGCCTTACCTTGGGACCTGGGACCAGTCGATAGTCCTACCTTGGGACCTGGGACCAGTCGATAGTCTTACCTTGGGACCTGGGACCTGAGACCAGTAGATAGTCTTACCTTGGGACCTGGGACCAGTCGATAGTCTTACCTTGGGACCTGGGACCAGTCGATAGTCCTACCTTGGGACCTGGGACCAGTCGATAGTCTTACATTGGGACCTGGAACCAGTCGATAGTCTTGCCTTGGGACCTGGGACCAGTCGATAGCCTTACCTTGGGACCTGGGACCAGTCGATAGCCTTACCTTGGGACCTGGGACCAGTCGATAGTCTTACCTTGGGACCTGGGACCAGTCGATAGTCTTACCTTGGGACCTGGGACCTGAGACCAGTAGATAGTCTTACCTTGGGACCTGACCCCTGAGACCAGTAGATAGTCTTACCTTGGGACCTGGGACCAGTCGATAGTCTTACCTTGGGACCTGGGACCAGTAGATAGCCGTACCTTGGGACCTGGGACCAGTCGATAGTCCTACCTTGGGACCTGGGACCAGTCGATAGTCCTACCTTGGGAACTGGGACCAGTCGATAGTCTTACATTGGGACCTGGGACCAGTCGATAGTCCTACCTTGGGACCTGGGACCAGTCGATAGCCTTACCTTGGGACCTGGGACCAGTCGATAGCCTTACCTTGGGACCTGGGACCAGTAGATAGTCTTACCTTGGGACCTGGGACCAGTAGATAGTCTTACCTTGGGACCAGTAGATAGTCTTACCTTGGGACCAGTAGATAGTCTTACCTTGGGACCAGTAGATAGCCTTACCTTGGGACCAGTCGATAGTCTTACCTTGGGACCAGTCGATAGTCTTACCTTGGGACAAGTAGATAGTCCTACCTTGGGACCAGTCGATAGTCTTACCTTGGGACCAGTAGATAGTCTTACCTTGGGACCAGTCGATAGTCCTACCTTGGGACCAGTAGATAGCCTTACCTTGGGACCTGGGACCAGTCGATAGTCTTACCTTGGGACCTGGGACCAGTCGATAGCCTTACCTTGGGACCTGGGACCAGTCGATAGTCTTACCTTGGGACCTGGGACCAGTCGATAGTCTTACCTTGGGACCTGGGACCAGTCGATAGCCTTACCTTGGGACCTGGGACCAGTCGATAGCCTTACCTTGGGACCTGGGACCAGTCGATAGCCTTACCTTGGGACCTGGGACCAGTCGATAGCCTTACCTTGGGACCTGGGACCAGTCGATAGCCTTACCTTGGGACCTGGGACCAGTAGATAGCCTTACCTTGGGACCAGTCGATAGTCTTACCTTGGGACCAGTCGATAGTCTTACCTTGGGAGCAGTCGATAGTCTTACCTTGGGACCTGGGACCAGTCGATAGCCTTACCTTGGGACCTGGGACCAGTAGATAGCCTTACCTTGGGACCAGTCGATAGTCTTACCTTGGGACCAGTCGATAGTCTTACCTTGGGAGCAGTCGATAGTCTTACCTTGGGAGCAGTCGATAGTCTTACCTTGGGACCAGTCGATAGTCTTACCTTGGGAGCAGTCGATAGTCTTACCTTGGGACCTGGGACCAGTAGATCGTCTTACCTTGGGACCAGTCGATAGTCTTACCTTGGGACCAGTCGATAGTCTTACCTTGGGAGCAGTCGATAGTCTTACCTTGGGACCTGGGACCAGTAGATCGTCTTACCTTGGGACCAGTCGATAGTCTTACCTTGGGACCAGTCGATAGTCTTACCTTGGGACCAGTCGATAGTCTTACCTTGGGACCTGGGACCAGTCGATAGTCTTACCTTGGGACCAGTCGATAGTCTTACCTTGGGACCAGTCGATAGTCTTACCTTGGGACCTGGGACCAGTAGATAGTCTTACCTTGGGACCAGTCGATAGTCTTACCTTGGGACCAGTCGATAGTCTTACCTTGGGACCAGTAGATAGTCTTACCTTGGGACCAGTAGATAGTCTTACCTTGGGACCAGTAGATAGTCTTACCTTGGGACCAGTAGATAGTCTTACCTTGGGACCAGTAGATAGTCTTACCTTGGGACCAGTAGATAGTCTTACCTTGGGACCAGTAGATAGTCTTACCTTTGGACCAGTAGATAGTCTTACCTTGGGACCAGTAGATCGTCTTACCTTGGGACCAGTCGATAGTCTTACCTTGGGACCAGTCGATAGTCTTACCTTGGGACCAGTCGATAGTCTTACCTTGGGACCAGTCGATAGTCTTACCTTATGCCCTGGGACCAGTCGATATTTTGGGACCTGGGACCAGTCATTTTGTATGCTCAACCCAGGAAGTATCAGTAGTCTAGTCAAACAGATAATTGACTGGCAACATAATTACCTGCTTAGTTTGACACTGAAGGAGACGACATCATTTGTCTTAAAAGATGAAAAGGTATTTTCGGAAGATAGAAAGTAATTTGAGCTAAAAAGTCAGTGAACCGGTGATTCGTAACGTTGAAGTCGACCACCCCGGACATCCAAGCACCACCCTGGACAGCCAAACACCACCCTGGACAGCCAAGCACCACCCTGGACAGCCAAGCACCACCCTGGACAGCCAAGCACCACCCTGGACAGCCAAGCACCACCCTGGACAGCCAAGCACCACCCTGGACAGCCAAACACCACCCTGGACAGCCAAACACCACCCTGGACAGCCAAGCACCACCCTGGACAGCCAAGCACCACCCTGGACAGCCAAGCACCACCCTGGACAGCCAAGCACCACCCTGGACAGCCAAACACCACCCTGGACAGCCAAGCACCACCCTGGACAGCCAAGCACCACCCTGGACAGCCAAGCACCACCCTGGACAGCCAAGCACCACCCTGGACAGCCAAGCACCACCCTGGACAGCCAAACACCACCCTGGACAGCCAAGCACCACCCTGGACAGCCAAACACCACCCTGGACAGCCAAGCACCACCCTGGACAGCCAAACACCACCCTGGACAGCCAAGCACCACCCTGGACAGCCAAGCACCACCCTGGACAGCCAAGCACCACCCTGGACAGCCAAACACCACCCTGGACAGCCAAGCACCACCCTGGACAGCCAAGCACCACCCTGGACAGCCAAGCACCACCCTGGACAGCCAAGCACCACCCTGGACAGCCAAGCACCACCCTGGACAGCCAAGCACCACCCTGGACAGCCAAGCACCACCCTGGACAGCCAAGCACCACCCTGGACAGCCAAACACCACCCTGGACAGCCAAGCACCACCCTGGACAGCCAAGCACCACCCTGGACAGCCAAGCACCACCCTGGACAGCCAAGCACCACCCTGGACAGCCAAACACCACCCTGGACAGCCAAGCACCACCCTGGACAGCCAAGCACCACCCTGGACAGCCAAGCACCACCCTGGACAGCCAAGCACCACCCTGGACAGCCAAGCACCACCCTGGACAGCCAAGCACCACCCTGGACAGCCAAACACCACCCTGGACAGCCAAGCACCACCCTGGACAGCCAAGCACCACCCTGGACAGCCAAGCACCACCCTGGACAGCCAAGCACCACCCTGGACAGCCAAACACCACCCTGGACAGCCAAGCACCACCCTGGACAGCCAAGCACCACCCTGGACAGCCAAGCACCACCCTGGACAGCCAAGCACCACCCTGGACAGCCAAGCACCACCCTGGACAGCCAAGCACCACCCTGGACAGCCAAGCAccaatgccaagtgtgtgcaaagctgtcatcaaggcaaagggtggctactatattttgatttgtttaacagttttttggttactacatgattccatgtgttatttcgtaggtttgatgtcttcattattattatacaatgtagaaattagtaaaaataaagaaaaactcttgaatgagtaggtgtccaaacttttgactggtactgtacatcatgtTCCTAAAACTAGAAGACAGAATTACATAATGTTCCCAAAACCAGAAGACAAACATGCAGATGTGTTTAACTGGTATGAGTTATTAGATAAGAAGTAGTAGCTATAGGATGGAAGGACAGGATGATACTTATGTATAGGATGGAAGGACAGGATGATACTTATGTATAGGATGGAAGGACAGTTTGCTACTTATGTATAGGATGGAAGGACAGGATGCTACTTATGTATAGGATGAAAGGACAGGATGATACTTATGTATAGGATGGAAGGACAGGATGCTACTTATGTATAGGATGAAAGGACAGGATTCTACTTATGTATAGGATGGAAGGACAGGATGCTACTTATGTATAGGATGGAAGGACAGGATGATACTTATGTATAGGATGGAAGGACAGTTTGCTACTTATGTATAGGATGAAAGGACAGGATTCTACTTATGTATAGGATGGAAGGACAGGATGATACTTATGTATAGGATGGAAGGACAGGATGATACTTATGTATAGGATGGAAGGACAGGATGATACTTATGTATAGGATGGAAGGACAGGATGCTACTTATGTATAGGATGAAAGGACAGGATTCTACTTATGTATAGGATGAAAGGACAGGATTCTACTTATGTATAGGATGGAAGGACAGGATGATACTTATGTATAGGATGGAAGGACAGGATGCTACTTATGTATAGGATGGAAGGACAGGATGATACTTATGTATAGGATGGAAGGACAGGATTCTACTTATGTATAGGATGGAAGGACAGGATGCTACTTATGTATAGGATGGAAGGACAGGATGCTACTTATGTATAGGATGGAAGGACAGGATTCTACTTATGTATAGGATGGAAGGACAGGATGCTACTTATGTATAGGATGGAAGGACAGGATGCTACTTATGTATAGGATGGAAGGACAGGATGCTACTTATGTATAGGATGGAAGGACAGGATTCTACTTATGTATAGGATGGAAGGACAGGATGCTACTTATGTATAGGATGGAAGGACAGGATGCTACTTATGTATAGGATGGAAGGACAGGATGCTACTTATGTATAGGATGAAAGGACAGGATTCTACTTATGTATAGGATGGAAGGACAGGATGATACTTATGTATAGGATGGAAGGACAGGATGCTACTTATGTATAGGATGGAAGGACAGGATGCTACTTATGTATAGGATGAAAGGACAGGATTCTACTTATGTATAGGATGGAAGGACAGGATGATACTTATGTATAGGATGGAAGGACAGGATGATACTTATGTATAGGATGGAAGGACAGGATGCTACTTATGTATAGGATGAAAGGACAGGATTCTACTTATGTATAGGATGGAAGGACAGGATGCTACTTATGTATAGGATGGAAGGACAGGATGATACTTATGTATAGGATGGAAGGACAGGATGCTACTTGAACTGAATAAAGTCTGATTCATTCAAATCATTAGTGAGAGAGGAAATATTGATGTTTGTAAACCCTCAtggaattatatatatttttttggtttaACCAGGAAAGGTCTTTGAGGTTCGAAACCTCGTCTGCAACCTGGCAACATGTTCTGGGGTGTATTTACaaggaaccaaacagaagcaaatgggctgaaacggggagggacctacctacAACTGttgtttctgttgcaaaacatttttctactgtgtgcactaatgaatacacccctggtacTGCTAACTGTTTACCTGGAGGCCACAGCCCAGTGGGGGGGGGCGCCGATGCGTTCGTAGTCCTCTTCGTAGATGTCCCATACTAGCTTGTCGACCCCGTGCTCTTCCCCTGCCATCTCCAGGAACCAGTCAGCAGACAGCCCCCAGGGACATCCCTCCTCCCAGTCTGTATGGGGCACACAGTTATACCCATTATAACACTGTTATAACCTCTTATAAGTGAGCCATGCtgtaatttacatttttacattttagtcatttagcagacgctcttatccagagcgacttacagtagtgaatgcatacatttcatacatattttttttctttatatatttttttttctgtgctggccccctgtgggaatcgaacccacaaccctggcgttgcaaacaccatgctctaccaactgagctacagggaagtaaTATTAAGTAGCCAAGTCAGAACccacaggacactagtctatctcctgtttctgtagtgagacagcttgatgtaccaggacaccccctggacaggacactagtctatctgctgtttctgtagtgagggagcttgatgtaccaggacaccccctggacaggacactagtctatctcctgtagaccctgattcaactcattgagcacttgatgattagttgaatcaggtgcgtTTGTCCgggtctacaacaacaatgtgtgctgttgggggtcatgggggactggagttgggctgttgggggtcctggaggactggagttgggctgttgggggtcctggagttgggctgttgggggtccaggaggactggagttgcgcTGTTGGGGGTccaggaggactggagttgggctgttgggggtcctggaggactggagttgggggtcctggaggactggagttgggctgttgggggtccaggaggactggagttgggctgttgggggtccggggggactggagttggcctgttgggggtcctggaggactggagttgggctgttgggggtccaggaggactggagttgggctgttgggggtccggggggactggagttggcctgttgggggtcctggaggactggagttgggctgttgggggtcctggaggactggagttggcctgttgggggtcctggaggactggagttgggctgttgggggtcctggaggactggagttgggctgttgggggtcctggaggactggagttggcctGTT of Salmo salar chromosome ssa01, Ssal_v3.1, whole genome shotgun sequence contains these proteins:
- the LOC123726690 gene encoding foot protein 1 variant 1-like; this encodes MKSTTLDSQTPPWTAKHHPGQPSTTLDSQAPPWTAKHHPGQPSTTLDSQTPPWTAKHHPGQPSTTLDSQAPPWTAKHHPGQPSTTLDSQTPPWTAKHHPGQPSTTLDSQAPPWTAKHHPGQPSTTLDSQTPPWTAKHHPGQPNTTLDSQAPPWTAKHHPGQPSTTLDSQAPPWTAKHHPGQPNTTLDSQAPPWTAKHHPGQPSTTLDSQAPPWTAKHHPGQPSTTLDSQAPPWTAKHHPGQPNTTLDSQAPPWTAKHHPGQPSTTLDSQAPPWTAKHHPGQPSTTLDSQAPPWTAKHHPGQPSTTLDSQAPPWTAKHHPGQPNTTLDSQAPPWTAKHHPGQPSTTLDSQAPPWTAKHHPGQPSTTLDSQAPPWTAKHHPGQPSTTLDSQAPPWTAKHHPGQPSTNAKKGL